A genome region from Paludibacterium sp. B53371 includes the following:
- a CDS encoding TonB-dependent receptor — protein sequence MKQTNLRPVVLAVLAALASPLAHADNTSELGTVTITGEGDKLGAGYLQQDDGVKARSNVSRSSIEKSSPTGNLYQNINMLAGVNASSFDSTGMFGGALTMRGFNSDQIGVTVNGVPVNDSGSFAVYPSEYMDNENLCDAFVTQGSTDTDAPHVGATGGNLGFNTCSPEKQRRFRLAQTLGSNALSRTYGRVDSGDFADGKAHAYLSMSHSQVDKWKGEGDATRDHVDMGGRYDLSPGSYIDASLLYNRMFNYNLYQPKLSELQQNGYNADYAASFQPGAAHTNPGPGAQVETAQSPAYYKQSINPFENVIFSANGVFKLDDTTTLKVQPYYWYGYGAGGTGAKIQNENRFYNAATGTLTGTVNLNGGSGVDTDTLDKVLIFSESVTKTNRPGITLSLSKTWGMHQLLGGVWYERAEHRQTSPMSLVNNDGTPVSSWLNGSLVTRADGSLAQLRDWDTISTAYQFFAQDSISLLKDDLNINAGVRAPTVKRDFTHHADDYYSTAPNAQVNQTNYNITQTYSDVLPSLGFRYNLTPSQQVFMNVAKNFKAPPNFAYAPSNSYVQLVGGKVTLNGNIAPETSINTDLGYRYQGSLLTFSGSLFNVDFRNRMANSTDPVTGKSTYINAGDVHVWGAEMELGSAPVNGWSAYTSLTLNRSRILSNIPAQGGTLPTSGKYFPMTPNWMAALSLQYAQGPFFARTNIKHTGKQYATLVNDEAVPEYTTVDFDAGYRFNSVGLVKNPTIKLNLSNVFNTSYRVPSLSSGVKSQSSDGVYYNLGAPRAIAVTLSADL from the coding sequence ATGAAACAGACTAATTTGCGGCCCGTTGTGCTGGCCGTACTTGCTGCGCTGGCCAGCCCGCTGGCGCATGCCGACAATACGTCGGAACTGGGGACGGTCACCATCACCGGCGAAGGGGACAAGCTGGGAGCGGGCTATCTCCAGCAGGATGATGGCGTCAAGGCGCGCAGCAATGTCAGCCGTTCGTCGATCGAGAAGTCCAGCCCGACCGGCAACCTGTATCAAAATATCAACATGCTGGCCGGGGTGAATGCCTCCAGTTTCGACAGCACCGGCATGTTCGGTGGCGCGCTGACCATGCGTGGCTTCAACTCCGACCAGATCGGCGTGACCGTCAATGGTGTGCCGGTCAATGACTCGGGCAGCTTTGCGGTGTATCCGTCCGAATACATGGATAACGAGAACCTCTGTGATGCCTTTGTCACCCAGGGTTCGACCGATACCGATGCGCCGCATGTCGGCGCCACCGGTGGCAACCTGGGGTTCAATACCTGCTCGCCGGAGAAGCAGCGTCGTTTCCGCCTGGCGCAGACGCTCGGCAGCAATGCCCTGAGCCGTACCTATGGCCGTGTCGACAGTGGTGACTTTGCCGACGGCAAGGCACATGCCTATCTGTCGATGTCGCACTCCCAAGTCGACAAGTGGAAGGGTGAGGGTGATGCCACCCGTGATCACGTGGATATGGGCGGGCGTTACGATCTGTCGCCGGGCAGCTATATCGACGCCTCGCTGCTCTACAATCGCATGTTCAACTACAACCTTTACCAGCCGAAGCTCTCTGAGCTGCAGCAGAACGGTTATAACGCCGACTATGCCGCCAGCTTCCAGCCCGGCGCGGCGCACACCAACCCCGGCCCGGGGGCCCAGGTCGAGACGGCTCAGAGCCCTGCCTATTACAAACAGTCGATCAATCCCTTCGAGAATGTCATTTTCTCGGCCAATGGCGTGTTCAAGCTGGATGACACGACCACGCTGAAGGTTCAGCCCTACTATTGGTATGGCTACGGCGCCGGTGGCACGGGGGCCAAGATCCAGAACGAAAACCGCTTCTACAACGCGGCGACGGGCACTCTGACCGGCACGGTCAACCTCAACGGCGGCAGCGGTGTCGACACCGATACCCTGGACAAGGTGCTGATTTTCAGCGAGTCGGTGACCAAGACCAATCGCCCGGGGATCACCCTGTCCTTGTCCAAGACATGGGGCATGCATCAATTGCTGGGCGGGGTGTGGTACGAGCGTGCGGAGCATCGCCAGACCTCGCCGATGTCGCTGGTCAACAATGACGGTACGCCCGTCAGTTCCTGGCTGAACGGTTCGCTGGTGACCCGTGCCGATGGCTCGCTGGCGCAGCTGCGTGACTGGGATACCATCAGTACCGCCTATCAGTTCTTCGCCCAGGATTCGATCAGCCTGCTGAAGGATGATCTGAATATCAATGCGGGGGTACGTGCACCGACCGTCAAACGCGACTTCACGCATCATGCCGATGACTACTATTCCACTGCGCCGAATGCCCAGGTTAACCAGACCAATTACAACATCACGCAGACCTATAGCGATGTTCTGCCGAGTCTGGGGTTCCGCTACAACCTGACACCATCGCAGCAGGTGTTCATGAATGTGGCGAAAAACTTCAAGGCGCCGCCGAACTTTGCCTATGCCCCCAGCAACAGCTATGTCCAGCTGGTGGGCGGGAAAGTGACGCTGAACGGCAATATTGCCCCGGAAACCTCCATCAACACCGATCTGGGGTATCGCTACCAGGGTAGCCTGCTGACCTTCAGCGGCTCGCTGTTCAACGTCGATTTCCGCAATCGCATGGCCAACTCCACCGATCCGGTGACCGGCAAGAGCACCTATATCAATGCCGGGGATGTGCATGTCTGGGGGGCCGAGATGGAGCTGGGTTCTGCGCCGGTCAATGGCTGGAGTGCCTACACCTCGCTGACGCTGAACCGCAGCCGGATTCTGAGCAATATTCCGGCGCAGGGCGGCACCCTGCCGACCTCGGGCAAGTATTTCCCGATGACACCGAACTGGATGGCGGCCCTGTCGCTGCAGTATGCACAAGGCCCGTTCTTCGCCCGGACCAATATCAAGCACACCGGCAAGCAATACGCCACGCTGGTCAATGATGAGGCAGTGCCGGAATACACCACGGTGGACTTTGATGCGGGCTACCGCTTCAACAGCGTCGGCCTGGTCAAGAACCCGACCATCAAGCTGAATCTGAGCAATGTGTTCAATACCAGCTACCGTGTGCCCTCGCTCAGCTCCGGCGTCAAGTCGCAGTCCAGCGATGGCGTGTATTACAACCTTGGCGCCCCGCGTGCCATTGCCGTCACCCTGTCGGCAGACCTGTAA
- a CDS encoding prolyl-tRNA synthetase associated domain-containing protein — protein MQQAELFALLAEMGIQYVKVDHPAYGSVEDYHRDGITFPGQCVKNLFLKNRKGNRFYLLVLDELKTADLAALASQVDEARLSFASEDRLQELMQLTAGSVTPFGLANDVEHRITLLLDSDIDPDQLIGFHPMSNDSTICLSVPDFLRFLRHTGHEPVQVQV, from the coding sequence ATGCAACAGGCGGAACTCTTCGCCCTGCTGGCCGAGATGGGCATCCAGTACGTCAAGGTCGACCACCCTGCCTATGGCTCGGTGGAGGACTATCACCGCGACGGCATCACCTTTCCCGGTCAGTGCGTGAAAAACCTGTTCCTGAAGAACCGCAAGGGCAACCGCTTTTATCTGCTGGTGCTGGATGAGCTGAAGACCGCCGACCTGGCGGCACTCGCCAGCCAGGTGGACGAGGCCCGCCTCTCCTTTGCCTCGGAAGATCGCCTGCAGGAACTGATGCAGCTCACCGCCGGCTCGGTGACGCCGTTCGGCCTGGCCAACGATGTCGAGCACCGCATCACGCTGCTGCTCGACAGCGACATCGACCCGGATCAGCTGATCGGTTTCCATCCGATGAGCAACGACTCGACCATCTGCCTGAGCGTGCCGGACTTCTTGCGCTTCCTGCGCCACACCGGCCACGAACCGGTACAGGTTCAGGTCTGA
- a CDS encoding MotA/TolQ/ExbB proton channel family protein, whose product MHIDYTSLHTATFYLMYVCLALAIFVCVERLVYYVQTQRHARELEVAVTGHAGELHLLPKSLIERDSLPAQALRTMMADMKQARSAEDIQHLSSAVFLSTKSRMQKNLWILDTIVTAAPLLGLLGTILGIIETFTTLAEHGISDPKGVSAGIGTALLATAMGITVALIGLVFLNHFHDRVDRISEHLKVLLLRSAVRHEVA is encoded by the coding sequence ATGCATATTGACTATACCAGCCTGCACACGGCGACTTTCTACCTGATGTATGTTTGCCTGGCGCTGGCCATTTTCGTCTGCGTCGAGCGGCTGGTTTATTACGTCCAGACCCAGCGACATGCCCGAGAACTGGAAGTGGCCGTGACCGGGCACGCCGGCGAACTGCATCTGCTGCCGAAATCGCTGATCGAGCGTGACAGCCTGCCGGCTCAGGCCCTGCGTACCATGATGGCCGACATGAAACAGGCGCGTTCGGCGGAAGATATCCAGCACTTGTCCAGTGCCGTGTTCCTGAGTACCAAGTCGCGCATGCAGAAAAACCTGTGGATCCTCGACACCATCGTGACCGCCGCACCGCTGCTCGGGCTGCTGGGCACCATTCTCGGCATCATTGAAACCTTCACCACCCTGGCCGAGCATGGCATTTCTGATCCGAAGGGGGTGTCTGCCGGAATTGGTACCGCCTTGCTGGCGACGGCCATGGGGATTACCGTGGCCCTGATCGGGCTGGTATTCCTGAATCATTTCCATGACCGTGTCGATCGTATCAGCGAGCACCTGAAAGTCTTGCTGCTGCGCAGCGCCGTGCGCCACGAGGTCGCCTGA
- the dut gene encoding dUTP diphosphatase, with the protein MKPVIDVKILDQRLHDNLPGYATPGSAGLDLRAAIEQDIQINPGETHLVPTGMAIHIGDPGFAAMILPRSGLGHKHGIVLGNLVGLIDSDYQGQLFVSVWNRGSEPFRLTPLERIAQLIVVPVAQVDFNIVDDFAASERGAGGFGSTGRA; encoded by the coding sequence ATGAAACCCGTTATCGACGTCAAAATTCTCGACCAGCGACTGCACGACAACCTGCCTGGCTATGCCACCCCGGGCTCTGCCGGCCTGGATCTGCGCGCCGCCATCGAGCAGGACATCCAGATCAACCCCGGCGAGACCCATCTGGTACCGACCGGCATGGCCATCCATATTGGCGATCCGGGCTTTGCCGCCATGATCCTGCCGCGCTCCGGGCTGGGGCACAAACACGGCATCGTGCTCGGCAATCTGGTCGGGCTGATCGACTCCGACTACCAGGGCCAGCTATTTGTCTCGGTATGGAACCGTGGCAGCGAGCCCTTCCGCCTGACGCCGCTCGAACGCATTGCCCAGCTGATCGTGGTACCGGTAGCCCAGGTCGACTTCAATATCGTTGACGACTTCGCCGCCTCCGAGCGTGGCGCCGGCGGTTTCGGCAGTACCGGGCGCGCCTGA
- the rbsD gene encoding D-ribose pyranase translates to MKKTFLLNSALSEVIARMGHGDLLVIGDAGLPIPPGPQRIDLAVSQGVPDFLAVLDAVLSEMQVESTIVAQELAKVSPAMHASIQGRISPTPVETLSHEDFKQLTARAVAMVRTGECTPYANIILRAGVAF, encoded by the coding sequence ATGAAAAAAACATTCCTGTTGAACAGTGCACTGTCTGAAGTGATCGCCCGCATGGGGCATGGTGACTTGCTGGTGATCGGTGATGCCGGCCTGCCCATCCCCCCCGGCCCTCAACGCATCGATCTGGCGGTCAGCCAGGGGGTGCCGGATTTCCTTGCGGTACTGGATGCCGTGCTGAGCGAAATGCAGGTCGAATCGACCATCGTGGCGCAAGAACTGGCCAAGGTCAGTCCGGCCATGCATGCCTCGATCCAGGGCCGGATCAGCCCGACGCCGGTCGAGACGCTCAGCCACGAGGATTTCAAGCAACTCACCGCCCGGGCCGTCGCCATGGTACGCACCGGCGAATGCACTCCGTACGCCAATATCATCCTGCGCGCCGGCGTGGCATTCTGA
- the coaBC gene encoding bifunctional phosphopantothenoylcysteine decarboxylase/phosphopantothenate--cysteine ligase CoaBC, protein MSSKRILLGVTGGIAAYKAAELTRLLIKAGHHVEVVMTENATRFIAPLTFQALSGNPVYTSQWDDRPTNGMAHIDLSRRADLFLIAPATANTLYKIAHGACDDLLSTLIAARTCPLAVAPAMNRQMWENPANQRNLATLRADGVTVFGPDSGEQACGEVGEGRMMEPEAIAELVHGFFRPKSLAGRRVLLTAGPTYEAIDPVRGITNISSGKMGYALARACRDAGAEVMLISGPTALAAPIAVPRIDVASARDMQQAVLTHVGQSDIFISVAAVADYHVSNRAEHKHKKGEAPLEIRLAENPDILRSVAALPAAPFCVGFAAESRELLTFAEQKRRSKRLPMLVANLAQTAMGADDNQVVILDDQGSHALPAMNKQAVAEAIVDHLATLLAAPQPL, encoded by the coding sequence ATGTCCTCAAAACGCATTCTTCTCGGCGTGACCGGCGGCATCGCCGCCTACAAGGCCGCCGAACTGACCCGTCTGCTGATCAAGGCCGGCCATCATGTCGAAGTCGTCATGACCGAGAACGCCACCCGCTTCATCGCGCCACTGACCTTCCAGGCACTGTCCGGCAACCCGGTCTACACCAGCCAGTGGGACGACCGTCCGACCAACGGTATGGCGCATATCGATCTGTCGCGCCGCGCCGACCTGTTTCTGATCGCGCCGGCCACGGCCAACACCCTGTACAAGATTGCCCATGGCGCGTGCGACGACCTGCTGTCCACGCTGATCGCCGCGCGCACCTGCCCGCTGGCCGTGGCACCGGCCATGAACCGGCAGATGTGGGAAAACCCCGCCAACCAGCGCAATCTGGCCACCCTGCGCGCCGACGGCGTCACCGTGTTTGGTCCGGACAGCGGCGAACAGGCCTGTGGCGAGGTTGGCGAGGGACGCATGATGGAGCCCGAAGCCATCGCGGAACTGGTGCATGGCTTCTTCCGGCCCAAGTCGCTGGCCGGCAGGCGTGTTTTGCTGACCGCCGGCCCGACCTATGAAGCCATCGACCCGGTGCGCGGCATCACCAACATCAGCTCCGGCAAGATGGGCTATGCCCTGGCACGCGCCTGCCGCGATGCCGGCGCCGAGGTCATGCTGATCTCCGGCCCCACCGCCCTGGCCGCGCCGATTGCCGTCCCGCGCATCGATGTCGCCAGCGCCCGGGACATGCAGCAGGCCGTGCTGACCCACGTCGGTCAGAGCGACATTTTCATCAGCGTCGCCGCCGTCGCCGACTATCATGTCAGCAACCGCGCCGAGCACAAGCACAAGAAGGGCGAGGCGCCACTGGAAATCCGGCTGGCGGAAAACCCGGACATCCTGCGCAGTGTGGCCGCCCTGCCTGCGGCCCCCTTCTGCGTCGGCTTTGCCGCGGAAAGCCGCGAGCTGCTGACCTTTGCCGAACAGAAGCGGCGCAGCAAGCGCCTGCCGATGCTGGTGGCCAATCTGGCGCAGACTGCCATGGGCGCGGACGACAATCAGGTCGTGATTCTGGACGATCAGGGCAGTCACGCCTTGCCGGCCATGAACAAACAGGCGGTGGCCGAAGCCATCGTCGACCATCTGGCCACCCTGCTGGCCGCCCCTCAACCCCTATAG
- the radC gene encoding DNA repair protein RadC → MAISHWPVLERPREKLLARGPAALSDAELLAIFLRSGARGRSAVDLGRELLNRFGSLSGLLFARVSEVTALGGLGPVKAAGLLAVRELAQRALREEMAQDDVLDTPQRVSDYLRLRLGASDIEIFMVIFLSVRNHVITAQELFRGSLTETRVYPREVVRLALQHNAAGLILAHNHPMGDPEPSLPDYLVTDTLKKLLREVDIKLLDHVVVTRQKTFSMAERGYL, encoded by the coding sequence ATGGCGATCTCTCATTGGCCCGTGCTCGAGCGTCCGCGGGAAAAACTGTTGGCCAGAGGGCCTGCTGCGCTGAGTGATGCGGAATTGCTGGCTATTTTCCTGCGCAGCGGTGCGCGTGGCCGCAGCGCGGTGGATCTGGGTCGCGAGCTGCTCAACCGCTTCGGCTCCCTGTCCGGTCTGCTGTTTGCCCGGGTGAGCGAGGTGACGGCGCTGGGCGGCCTCGGCCCGGTCAAGGCCGCGGGGCTGCTGGCAGTGCGCGAGCTGGCGCAGCGGGCCTTGCGTGAGGAAATGGCGCAAGACGATGTGCTCGACACGCCGCAGCGGGTATCCGATTATCTGCGCCTGCGTCTTGGGGCGAGCGACATTGAAATTTTTATGGTTATTTTCCTCTCCGTGCGCAATCATGTAATAACGGCTCAGGAGTTGTTTCGTGGCTCGCTGACCGAAACCCGGGTCTATCCGCGCGAGGTGGTTCGTCTGGCCCTGCAACACAATGCCGCCGGGCTGATTCTGGCCCACAACCATCCGATGGGCGATCCGGAGCCGTCATTGCCGGATTATCTGGTGACCGACACGCTCAAGAAACTGCTGCGCGAGGTCGATATCAAGTTGCTCGACCATGTGGTGGTGACAAGGCAAAAGACGTTTTCCATGGCAGAGAGAGGGTATCTGTAA